From a single Nymphaea colorata isolate Beijing-Zhang1983 chromosome 4, ASM883128v2, whole genome shotgun sequence genomic region:
- the LOC116253399 gene encoding dehydrodolichyl diphosphate synthase CPT3-like: protein MDGLGDGVFSKVYVSICNFLRKLLWAILAVGPIPNHVAVIMDGNRRFARTRKLEKEYGHRFGFLSLISTLRNCYELGIKYVTVYAFSIDNFKRKPDEVGGLMELLQEKLEDALKEESFIKTCGIKVLFVGNLSLLPEQVQDSAKKLMEETAHNTRAILSVCVCYTSTDEIAHAVQEACDENRLICTMRCNSSGTNKGNSDEFLVTLADLEKHMYMAHCPDPDILIRTSGETRLSNFLLWQSCFCYLHITKALWPEFSLRHLVWAILEYQRVQPYLEKMKKKL, encoded by the coding sequence ATGGATGGCCTTGGTGATGGAGTGTTCTCAAAGGTTTATGTTtctatttgcaattttttgcGCAAACTTCTGTGGGCCATCTTAGCTGTTGGCCCCATACCTAATCATGTTGCAGTGATCATGGATGGTAATCGTAGATTTGCACGAACCCGCAAACTGGAGAAAGAGTATGGTCATAGATTTGGATTCCTCTCCTTGATATCCACTCTTCGCAACTGTTACGAGTTGGGGATAAAATACGTGACTGTTTATGCTTTTAGCATTGATAATTTCAAAAGGAAACCTGATGAAGTCGGTGGGCTAATGGAATTGTTACAGGAAAAACTTGAGGATGCTCTCAAAGAAGAAAGCTttatcaaaacatgtggcatcAAGGTTTTGTTTGTTGGGAACTTGAGCCTCTTGCCAGAGCAAGTACAGGATTCAGCTAAAAAGTTGATGGAGGAAACTGCACATAATACTAGAGCAATCTTGTCAGTCTGTGTTTGTTATACTTCTACAGATGAGATAGCACATGCTGTTCAAGAAGCTTGTGATGAGAATAGACTGATTTGCACCATGAGATGCAATAGTAGCGGAACCAACAAAGGGAATTCAGATGAATTTCTGGTCACACTAGCAGATTTGGAGAAGCATATGTACATGGCTCATTGCCCAGATCCTGACATATTGATCAGGACATCAGGCGAGACTCGTTTGAGTAACTTTCTTTTATGGCAATCTTGCTTCTGTTACTTGCACATTACAAAAGCACTCTGGCCAGAATTTTCACTCAGGCATCTCGTCTGGGCGATTTTGGAGTATCAAAGAGTGCAACCGTACttggagaagatgaagaagaagctaTGA
- the LOC116253398 gene encoding pentatricopeptide repeat-containing protein At2g17210-like, translated as MSFRACFQLRGTAGPLRPWFCHASPYFSGERLLHNGSSSEDNSLLTFYKYRSMHRSGSASNPSVYSSIFKVCASSGLIEQGGCVHGIVIKNGFDSETSVANSIMGFYNSCGMTASARNLFRFMLSRDCVSWTVVMAGYIEDGTADEALHIFTQARSAGLEPNISTLVLVLRACCILEARQEGKQVHGLSIRNGYSSVLSIENSLLNFYAKCGDIRDAVNLFDQMLERDVITWSTIITGCVENGQAHFGLQMFKEMWVSDDINPDGLTMVGAIRVCSSLGDVSELKKMHSCVVKLGFESDVFMGNSLIDAYSKCDGIDEARLVFFNMKFRNKVSWNSIISGSVYTASYVEALMLFRLMRQEGTEADEVTMVNLLQSSKYIGDGNQCKSVHTVIIRRGLETPHVLNSIMDAYMKCELLEIAKRVFNGMTNRNLVSWSTLIAGFNHCSKPHEAIHTFREMILSGEKPNFITMLSVLEACTLLASLQQGKWAHGFVIRNGFEKEVAVGTAILNMYAKCGDVVLAKKVFDLTPEKNIVTWSAMISAYGFNSRGEDAVTLFRGMQLKPNNVTLLSLLSACSHGGLVDEGRLLFKEFAHDPEMSLSLQHYACMVDLLGRAGLLDHLGELIKEMLSAGIEAGASVWGAVLSACRSHGNTNLGREAFEYVSQLEPAKAACYTLASNMYADAGVWSEAARMRSLVRERRLKVVAGYSLIQVKNGVHKFVSGDRSHPQSCEVYATIEHLLGAMKLVAIDHNFLS; from the coding sequence ATGTCCTTCAGGGCATGCTTTCAGCTCCGCGGAACAGCAGGGCCGCTCCGGCCATGGTTTTGTCATGCTTCGCCATACTTTTCCGGTGAACGACTATTACACAATGGTTCTTCATCTGAGGATAACTCTTTGCTAACGTTCTATAAGTATCGCAGCATGCACCGTTCTGGCTCTGCAAGTAATCCTTCTGTGTATTCCTCCATCTTCAAAGTCTGTGCGTCGTCCGGTCTCATAGAACAGGGTGGTTGTGTTCACGGCATTGTGATAAAAAATGGGTTTGATTCTGAAACTTCTGTAGCCAACTCCATTATGGGCTTTTACAACAGCTGTGGCATGACGGCTTCTGCAAGGAATCTTTTCCGTTTCATGCTGAGCAGAGACTGTGTCTCTTGGACTGTCGTGATGGCCGGTTATATTGAAGATGGTACTGCAGATGAGGCATTGCATATATTTACGCAGGCCCGATCTGCTGGGTTGGAGCCAAATATCTCCACATTGGTTCTTGTTTTGCGAGCTTGTTGCATCTTGGAAGCTCGCCAAGAGGGCAAACAAGTTCATGGGCTGTCGATCCGCAATGGGTACTCATCTGTTTTGTCCATCGAAAATTCATTGCTGAACTTCTATGCAAAATGTGGCGATATCAGAGATGCAGTTAATTTGTTCGATCAGATGCTTGAGAGAGATGTCATCACTTGGAGCACAATAATTACCGGTTGCGTAGAGAATGGGCAAGCTCATTTCGGATTGCAGATGTTTAAGGAAATGTGGGTTTCAGATGATATTAATCCAGATGGTCTCACAATGGTCGGTGCAATTCGAGTTTGTTCAAGCTTAGGTGATGTAAGtgaactaaaaaaaatgcacaGCTGCGTTGtcaagttgggttttgaatctGACGTATTTATGGGTAATTCTCTAATAGATGCTTACTCAAAATGCGATGGCATTGATGAAGCACGTTTGGTgtttttcaatatgaaattcAGGAACAAGGTTTCGTGGAATTCCATTATTTCTGGCTCAGTTTATACTGCGAGCTATGTGGAAGCTTTGATGCTGTTCCGTTTGATGCGTCAGGAAGGAACTGAAGCAGATGAAGTGACCATGGTTAACTTGCTTCAATCATCCAAGTACATAGGAGATGGAAATCAATGCAAGTCCGTGCACACTGTGATTATCAGAAGGGGACTCGAGACTCCTCATGTACTGAACTccatcatggatgcatatatgaAGTGTGAACTTTTAGAGATTGCCAAGCGGGTGTTCAATGGGATGACAAATAGGAATTTGGTTTCTTGGAGCACATTGATCGCTGGCTTTAACCACTGTAGCAAACCCCATGAAGCAATCCATACTTTCAGAGAAATGATACTGAGTGGTGAGAAACCCAACTTTATTACCATGTTGAGTGTTCTCGAAGCCTGCACGCTCTTGGCATCATTACAGCAAGGGAAATGGGCACACGGTTTCGTGATCAGAAATGGATTTGAGAAAGAAGTTGCAGTTGGTACTGCTATTCTGAACATGTATGCTAAATGCGGGGATGTGGTGTTAGCCAAAAAGGTCTTTGATTTGACGCCGGAGAAAAACATAGTAACATGGTCTGCAATGATTTCAGCATATGGCTTTAACAGCCGCGGAGAAGATGCAGTAACATTGTTCAGAGGAATGCAGCTAAAGCCGAATAATGTGACGCTGCTTTCCTTACTGTCTGCTTGCAGCCATGGTGGGCTGGTTGATGAGGGTCGCCTGCTTTTCAAAGAGTTTGCGCACGATCCTGAAATGTCATTGAGTTTGCAGCATTATGCATGCATGGTGGATCTGCTAGGTCGAGCTGGGCTGCTCGATCACTTGGGGGAGCTCATCAAGGAGATGCTGTCAGCAGGGATTGAAGCCGGAGCCAGTGTATGGGGAGCAGTTTTGAGTGCATGCAGGAGCCATGGCAACACCAACCTTGGAAGAGAAGCATTTGAGTATGTCTCTCAGTTGGAGCCTGCCAAAGCAGCATGCTATACACTAGCCTCAAATATGTATGCAGATGCTGGAGTGTGGAGCGAGGCCGCGAGAATGAGGAGTTTGGTGAGAGAGAGGAGACTCAAGGTGGTGGCTGGTTATAGCTTGATACAAGTGAAGAATGGGGTGCATAAGTTTGTCTCAGGAGATAGATCTCACCCCCAATCTTGCGAGGTTTATGCAACAATTGAGCATTTGCTTGGTGCCATGAAGTTGGTAGCCATTGATCAcaattttctctcttaa